Below is a genomic region from Thunnus albacares chromosome 4, fThuAlb1.1, whole genome shotgun sequence.
tttttttttttttttcaaattctgtATTAATTATCTTTGCAACCTTTGATTACACTTTGGTACTTTGTATTAATTGTATTAGCTGTATTGatgtgttactgttactgtactGTGTGTAATGGAGTGTGTGATTTGCAGGTCTGTGAGGAGACAGTATAAACAATGTTTACCCTACCAAACTGTACTcaaatattgtgtttgtatttggaTGTGCATTAGTGAGACTGGTGTAATTTGTCTCTGTACTGTAACTACATGAGCCACAGTTTCACAAGCTGCTCTCATCAACAATGACTATTaactattttcccatctttttgttgatgacagagttggagagagaaGTGCTGGgagagtttgttttgtttgagtaCGGAAAGtgtagcttagtgttatctaaaagattttcaaagacatggctgaatatttagctgatttcaacAAGTCAACTCTCGCAAGATTTCAGAACAAGACTTCTCATTTAATCAACGAAAACATTCCATTTTGGCAATGTAGCAGTGCCAGTGGCACAACTCATTCAGCACTACACACAGTGATCCTCCAACTGCTCCAGTGAACCAGTAGTTAGCAGCCAGAAGCAGACTGGGACAGGTCCTCCCAGGTGTCTCAAGTTTCCCATTGGAGTTTGACTggaaagcttttattttgaaaagcacaCCAGGAAGCATGCATGCTACTGCAGTAAGCTTGTCACTGAGCTGTCAGCTCATAATAAACCAGAGTCTGACTGAAGGAAGCAAACGCAGAGTCTCAGCAGCGCTGCTGTACAGGCTGTCAGCAGCTATTTGTAAAATAAGATATATGATATTTTATCAGGATCTCTAACTTCACAAACACAGACGGACGCTTTGGACTTTTGGAAGGTGTTATCCTcctattttcacatttcaacttttttttttcttttttccccaaatttttaattttattttttaatgtttaatgtgtgaTGGCTAGTGTGTCATCGGTTGATGTGGGAGTTTTGTTTCTCATCGTGGTGACAGCATCTTTGGCAAACGGTGAGTAATAGGCTACTGTTAGATCAGTGGGTGGTCTTCTTATTGTAGggctttacagcagaaatagtTTGCACAGAGATCAGTTGTTGTGCATAGTGATGGCTAAAATACTCTACAAGTGATTGGCAAATTAGTGATGGAGAAGCCAAACAGATGGATTAACACATGCACTTAGCCTGTTATCTATAAGTTCACTGtgtgcaatttaaaaaaaacacagttgcaaATCTATAATACAACTCAGGAGGATACAGTGCAAATAATAATGCCTCAGGAGCTGAAATGATAAGTGCTATAAGGTCAATTCATTCTTTATCATTTTACAGACACAATATAAAACCCTCACTACAGTAAAATTGTGAAATTATTTTGGAAGTCAGAATTAGGGCAGTacttgacttttattttttattatgcaTTGATCAAGCCattgttttttcctcataattgattaatcattcagTCCAGACAATGTAAAAGTAATGACAAACGCCCATCTCAGGTAACCAGAGCCAAAAGTGATGTCTTGGAGTAGATCAGAAACCCACAGGTAACCAGTTTACAATAATCAGATAATATgagcaaatcatcacattggAGAGGCTGTGTGTTTGGGGACTTCACTGGTTAAATGActttaaacaattaatccatAATTGAAAGTGTTATCAGATAATTAAATGCCAACTAATCAAAACAGCACTTTGCTTGGAGGAAAACTGCAGCCAATGTTGATGTCATAGTCATCGATTTCCTCTTATAATCTTAATTTAAACagcaatgacaaaaataatttatgtgaaATAATCTCATTATAATGAAGATTTTGTCATTACTGGAAAAGGCGATGCAGGTCGCATAGGCTGGTTTAGATCTCCTATTCCTCTGCGCCACCTACACCTCCATATGTAAATATCATAACGCATGGGATGGTCATCTGAACCCACTGACTTCACAGACACACTATATGTAGGGTGCAATTTGTGGAAAAGTCAGAGGGGGGATGTTTTTCAAAcgtttttattcatgaaaataaatcagaaccaCAGTGGTCATATATAGATTATGAAGTCTATTAGGCTATTTCTTGCAGgtgttacagtaacatttataagATAATTATGAACTTTTATAAGAACAATTACAAAACTTGATCTTGACCACTGCAAATGCAGGAATATTTTaacccatttaaaaaaaaaaaaaaaaattcatcaaGTAGTGCGATATTTTCACTCTTAGGGATGTGATATCAAGTTCTCAGGAGATATGatcatatactgtacaacaaaaaaaagagctaaTTTAACATGCTAGAAATAAATCCCGCAACCCAACACTCCTTTCAGTACTGTGGATAGCGCCACTCGGCCAGATGTGCCAATACACTTAATGTCATTCTTGTAAGTCATTGTTTAATTCAGCTCTAAGTGCAGCGCACAGTAAACTTCAGtactgaatagaaaataatcacaacatgaAATAGCACAATGTGCtttcatcataaaataaaatggcttCAGTATATGCCTACTTGTTAGACTAAGAAAACAGTCTGCTTTGATGACTGACTTCTGCCTTCTTTTTATGCTTTCCTGTGGAGGGGTCATCCGCGGTGTGTCGCCCCTCTTTTACCCACATCTCTGCAAATCTGTGAGCAGGGAAGGAGGTGACCCCTGGTCCATTTACTGCGTCATGACGTTGCCTAGACACTGTGTCATCTCTATTGTCACATGAGCGCTGACAGTGAAAgtccatttctgattttattgttgtttacgCTAATGACTGTTCTCATATTGTAAAACTTTACTTAGTTTTTTGAAatagcctatttttattttagatattttatatggtCTATGGGTGAAGCAGCATAAATCACGATTAGAGGGATACATTTTTGTCCCCACAAAAATAACTCAGCAGAGGCAGGGATATATAGaccagaggggggggggggaactcCCCACCATCCCCTGCCGGCAAATCACACAGTGACTATATGTCCCCACAGGGGTCTAGACCTGGCAAGTTTACATTCAGTAATGCTATTTCAGGCCCAAGATATGAAAGGAAGTTTTCAAACGCTTCTCAAATTGCTGTGATCCTGCAGGTTCTTCATCCAGCAATATTACGTATAGGGACTATTATAGTAATACAGAGAAAGAGGTAAAAATATCATCAAGTATGGTATGGTATGAACTTggcatacacagacacactataCAGCATGTCCCATGTCCCTATGGGAATATTATAGGACGAGCAAGTTTACATTTGGTGGTGCTATTTAAGGCCAAGGATATGAAAGGAAGTTCTCAAACGCTTCTCAAATTGCTGTGATCCTGCAGGTTTCTCATCTAGCAAAGATGTGAGCCAGAGGCTGGAGATGGAAGCGGTCAAGCTTAGCACGCTCCTGCCCGGTGGTATGGATGACCTTGGCGGCGGTGCTTCTGAGAGTGAGGTGAAGCCCTGCTCTACATGTGACCCGCCAGGGGCCCGGAGGCGTGTGAAGAGATGCACGTGTTACACTTACAAAGACAAGgagtgtgtgtattactgcCACCTGGACATCATCTGGATCAACACACCAGAGTAAGAGTCATTTTCCAATCATCTTCAGTTTACCTCAGTGTTTTAGTGGATTCAACATGGCTGCCGTACTATAACATTACTATGATGCTCCTTACACTTaaagtgtgtgtgcgctgttttatctcacacaggctccgcccTCAGCTGGACTTTATGGGTAATATTCTCCAATCACACGCACGCAATCATCCACTATAATTTGCATGTACgtagccagccaatcaggacaCACCTACCGATTAtgtgtgtctcacacagtataAAATGCAGGGTCTTGCCGCAGTTCTCATCCTTCTAACTTCAGCGACGACGAAGTCAGCTCATTGATCTTACTTCTCCACGGATGGAGTCGCCTAAGTCACTCTAAGCTCGTTCCTGCCAGCAACAGTGGGACCATTTTTGGCTGTATGATGTCTCACTCCACTGCGACAAGAGCGAACCGGAGTTCGAGATTGATCTCCATGACGAAAATGAGTTCACCGCTTCATCTGGCCCTTTTACAGCCTGGCTCATCCGGCTCAACCTGCCTTTGTTTCACCTCCTCTCCCAGTCATTTTGCAGTGTGTCGAAGTGTCCTGGAAGGAGCCACTGACAACAAAGTCACCAGTGGCGGTACTGGTTTCCTTCTTGAGAGTGCAGGGCCACACAGAGACAGGCTGTCCTGGTGTGCGTTCCCAGGAAGAGGCTTTTGCAGCCCTCCTGATTCCTCACCCAGCTGGCTGAGTGGCTTGCAAGAAGCCACAGCCTCCACTGATGCGGGATAGGGACACGTTGAAATAATATTCTGGCTGGCCGTGCAGCTGGCCGCGGCAGCTAACGATCTAGGAGTGTTGGGCATCGCTGTGGCTAATACATGATTTGGTAGATTTTCTGGGCTGCACCATTCCATTAATAACCTGATTCTGGGTGTTGTTACTGCCACACGGCAGGTGATGTCACTTGCCACAGTGGGCTCACATCACGTGTGACCGGGACTCACTGCCCTacagaggaaagacagagaggaccTTCTGGGAGCTCCTATAGCTCTGATAGGCTTTTCAGGTCCATGCTGCAGTGCCACGGTGAGGAGGAGAGCGCACAGGCAGGGCAGAGCTGTACTGGTTACACCtggttcatgttcatgttaactGGGCTGGATTGGGCCCACTACTGCTCCGTTTTAGTGGCTGGGATTATAAAGTAGTTGGAGGCCCACGGCGACTAACCTATAGCCGGTATGGCTCAGTGAAGCAGTCCGATGACATGTTGCAGCAGGGCAAACATTCATCGGGCTCTGCCTACTGTACCCATAGAGTCTACCTATGGACCCTGCCACTCCTATGCCGTCTGCTTAAGTGGTTTCGGGATGAGAGCTACAGCAAGACGCCTCTTTTtatactgtgtgagacacacaTAATCAGTAGGTGCATCCTGATTGGCCGGCtacgtacatgcaaatttcagtgggcgaTTGTTTGCACGTtattggaggagagtattacccgTAGAGGCCAGTAGAGGATGCCgtctgtgcttatagaactagggttacaatatcgtaaCCTTCGTTCCAGGCCTTATAGTGACGTCATCATGGTATTCTAGAACTCCTATTATGTTACTTATACAATCACATAAGTACCATTTCAAAATGTACCAcagttatttttcttaaaactaTCTGTGCAGGCGGTGTTGTGTCATGATCTGGCAGTGGTTTGCTgttgtcctgttttttttaatcagactTTGCAATTGAGACCCTTCATATGAAGTCTTATTTGAAACACTTATGTGCTGGAGAGCCATCATCACATTAGTACAGGTATA
It encodes:
- the LOC122981060 gene encoding endothelin-3, translating into MASVSSVDVGVLFLIVVTASLANGFSSSKDVSQRLEMEAVKLSTLLPGGMDDLGGGASESEVKPCSTCDPPGARRRVKRCTCYTYKDKECVYYCHLDIIWINTPEHTVPYGMSSYQGSLRMTRSAGTKRDRRGAEARRCVCALQTDSACSSFCIDSRQRRPPLATPKI